The region GTGCTCCGCCAGCAGGTCCTCCACCCGACGGCGGGTGGCCGCGGACACATCGCTGCGCCCGTTGAGCACCCGGGAGACCGTGGGCAGCGACACCCCGGCCTCGCGGGCGATGTCGGCGATCGTGACCCGGCCCGCGCTGTCTGCCGCCACCGGTGCCTCCTGTCGCAGTGGGCTCCCAGTCTAGGCAGCGCCCCCGCCCCGCGGAAAAGGCGCCGCGCCTTTCCGAACTCCGGCCCGCGGGTGCCGCGCCGGGAGGGTTGACGGAGCGGGACGGCGCTTCTAACGTCACTCGGAAGTTCCGGAAGTGTTCCGCAAGTTTCGAGACCCGGTATCGGCACGGCCGGCTCATCCGCAGCAGAGCCGCCGCGCCGACTCATCCAAGGACACGCACCGCTGATGACCGTCACCGCGCACAACCCGGTCCTGCCCGGCTGCTTCCCCGACCCGTCGGTGTGCCGGGTGGGGCAGGACTACTACCTCGCGAACTCCTCCTTCGCCTGCTTCCCCGGCATCCCGCTGCACCACAGCAGGGACCTGGCGAACTGGCGGCCGATCGGCCACGCGGTGGACCGCGCCGGGCAGGTGGACCTCGACGGGGTGCGGTGGGACGGCGGCCTGTACGCGCCCACGCTGCGCCATGCCGCGGGCCGCTTCCACCTGGTGTGCACGCTGGTCGACGGGCTCGGCGCCGCGGGCAACTTCCTGCTGTCCGCGGACGATCCGGCCGGCGACTGGTCGGACCCGGTGTGGCTGCCGGAGGCGCCCGGCTTCGATCCGTCGCTGTTCTTCGACGACGACGGCTCGGCGTATCTGCTCGGCACCCGCGAGATCCCGGGCACCGGCGGCAGGACCGAGATCTGGATGCGCGCCTTCGATGTGGCGACCGGCGCGCTGAGCGGCCCCGACCGGGTGCTCTTCCGCGGCGCCCTGGTGGACGCCCGCTGGGCGGAGGGACCGCACCTGTACCGGCACGACGGCTGGTACGTGCTGCTGCTCGCCGAGGGCGGCACCGAGTTCGAGCACGCGGTCACCGTGGCCCGCAGCCGGCAGGTCACCGGTCCTTACGAGAACCACCCGGGCAATCCGGTGCTCACCCACCGCCACCTCGGCCAGGGCCACCCGCTGTCCGGCGCCGGGCACGCCGACCTGGTGCGGACGCCCGGCGGCGACTGGTACGCGCTGCTGCTGGCCTCCCGGATGTACGGCGGGCGCCACGCCAACCTCGGGCGCGAGACCCATCTGGCCCGGGTGGAGTGGGAGCAGGGCTGGCCGGTCGTCAACCCCGGCGCGGGGCGGCTCACCGAGCACACCGAGGTCGCACTGCCCGCGCACCCCTGGGGTGCGGCCGGCCCGGTGGACCACTTCGACGCCGAGGTGCTGGACGCCGGCTGGAATCTGCTGCGGTCCCCCGGGGCCGGGGCGTACAGCCTGACCGAGCGGCCCGGGCATCTGCGGCTGCGGCTGCTCCCGCAGACCCTCGCCGAGCAGCACACCCCGGCCTTCGTCGGCCGCCGCCAGCAGCACATCGACTTCGCCGCCGAGACCGCGCTCGACTTCACCCCGGGCTCCCCCGGCGAGGCCGCGGGCCTCGCGGTGTTCCAGAGCCCCGGCCACCACATCACCCTGCTGGTCACTCCGGCCGAGGACGGCCGCACCGTCGTCCGGCTGACCGGGCGCCGCGCGGGCACCGACACGGTACAGGCCGAACTCCCGGTACGCCCGGGGCCGTTGCGGCTCGGGGTGCGGGCCAGGGGGCAGGACTACACCTTCTCCTGCACCCAGTCCCCCGAGGGCGCCCGCGACCTCGCCACGATCGACGGCCGCTTCCTGAGCAGCCAGGTCGCCGGCGGCTTCACCGGTGTCTTCCTCGGCCCGTACGCGACAGGACCAGCGGGCGGCACCCGCCACGCCGACTACGGCTGGTTCCGCTACGGCCCGGCCGCGGGCTGAGGGGCGGCCGGGTCAGGACAGCCGGTGGACGGCGGCGGCGAAGAGCGCGGGGCAGCGGGCCGCGGCGGGCACGATACGGCGGGCGGACCACGGCCGGCCGCGCAGCCACAGCAGCGAGCCGGTGAGCAGCCGGTAGTCGCGCGAGGCCCGGCGCCACGCGCGGTCGTAGTCCTGCGGCCGGTCGGCCACCACGCAGCGCACCAGCTGGTGCGCCGCGGCCAGCGCGACCGCGACGCCCTCGCCGGTCAGCGCGTCGACATACCCCGCCGCGTCGCCGACCAGCAGCACGCGGCCCGCCGCCCGGGTACGGACCCGCTGCCGCATCGGGCCCGCGCCGCGGGCGGGTGTCACCGCGTCGGCGGGCAGCCGCTCCAGCAGCCGGGGGAAGGCGGCCAGGTGGCCGGCGAAGGGCGCGCGGTCGCCGGTGAGCACCGCGACCCCGACCAACCGCGGCCCCAGCGGGGTGACATAGGCCTCGGCGCGGGCCGACCAGTGCACCTCGACGCAGTCCGTCCACGGGCGTACGGCGTAGTGCCGGCGCAGCCCGTAGCGGGCCGGCCGCGGGTCGGGTCCCGCGCCGAGCCGCAGCCCGCGCCTGATCGGTGAGTGCAGGCCGTCGGCCGCGGCGAGATAGCGGGCGGTGATCCCGGCCGCGGTCACGCTGTCACCGTCCTGCCGGACCCCGTCGACCCGCAACGGCAGCACGCGCACGCCGAGTTCGGCCGCGGTGGCGGCGAGCGCGGCCTGAAGTTCGGTACGCCGTACCCCGCGCCCGGGACCGGTACGGAAGCGGGCCTCCGCCCGGTGCCGCTCGTCGACGTAGCGGATGCCGTGCAGCGGCTGGCCCGCGACGGTGACGCCGAGCGCGGCCAGCGAGCGGACGGCGGAGGGCATCAGGCCCTCCCCGCAGGCCTTGTCGACCGGCCCGGGGCGCGGCTCGGCGACCACCACCTCAAGTCCCGCCCTGGCGGCGTGGATCGCGGTGGCGAGCCCCGCGGGACCGCCGCCCGCGACCAGCAGGTCGATCACGTGGCCGCCAGGCCGAGCGCGGCGTTCTCGCAGCGCAGCCGGACCGTGAGCAGCCGCGCGTTGGCCAGTGTGAAGCACAGCGCGGTGATCCACGCCCCGTGCACCAGCGGCAGCGCGGCGCCCTCGACCACCACCGCCAGGTAGTTGGGGTGCCGCATCAGCCGGTACGGCCCGCGGTCCACCAGCGGCAGCCCGGGCACGACGATCACCCGGGTGTTCCAGCGCGGTCCCAGCGCGGCGACGCACCACCAGCGCAACACCTGCGCGGCCAGCACGAGTACGAGCATCGGCACGCCGAACGCGGGGATGAACGGCCGCCCGCCGTAGTGGACTTCGGCCAGACAGCCGGCCAGCAGCCCGGTGTGCAGCAGCACCATCACCGGGTAGTGGCCGCCGTCGTGCTCGGCCCCTCCGCGGGCGAAGCTCCAGGCCGCGTTGCGGCGGGCGATGTTCAGCTCCATCAGCCGTTCGAAGGCAACCAGCAGCAGGAGCAGGGTGTACGAGGGCATCAGGCGGTACCTACCAGCGCAGGAGGACGAGTTCGGAACAGAAGCCGGGGCCCATCGCCATCAGCAGCCCCGGGCTGCCGGGCAGCGGGCGGTCGCCGGCCAGCGTGTCGCGCAGGATGTGCAGGACCGAGGCGGACGAGAGGTTGCCGACCTCGGCCAGCGAGCGCCAGGTCGCCTCGAGCGCCCTGGCCGGCAGGTCCAGCGTCTCGCGGACCGCCTCCAGCACCTTCGGGCCGCCCGGGTGGCAGACCCACCCGGTCACGTCCTCCGGCTTGAGGTCGTGGTCGGCCAGGAAGCCGCGCACCTCGGGGCCGAAATGGCGCCTGACCAGGTCGGGCAGATCGCTGCCCAGCACGATGCGGAAGCCGTCGTCGCCGATGTCCCAGCCGAGCAGCCGCTCGGTGTCCGGGTACAGCCGGCTGCGGGTCGCCACGACCTCGGGACCCGCGGCGGCCCGGTCCCGGCCGACCGCCACCACCGCGGCGGCGCCGTCGCCGAACAGCGCGCCCGCGACGACGTTGGCCGTCGAGGTGTCGTTGCGCTGGAGCGTCAGCGAGCACAGCTCCACCGAGAGCAGCACGGCGACGCCCTGCGGGCGGGCCTCCAGGTAGTCGTGCAGCCGCGCCAGGCCCGCGGCTCCCGCGACGCATCCCAGCCCGAACACCGGAACCCGCTTCACATCCGGCCGCAGCCCGACCCGGCCGGCGATCCTGGCCTCGATCGAGGGTGCGGCGATACCGGTGACGGAGGTGGAGATGACGAGGTCCACCTCGTCGGGCCTGATGCCGGCGTCGGCCAGCGCACCCGTGACGGCCTGCTCGCCCAGTTCCTGGGCGACTTCGATGAAGCAGTCGTTGGCCTCGCCGAAGCCGTGCAGTGTCGCGTAGCGCTCCAGGGGCAGGGCGAGGCGGCGCGTACGGACGGCGGACGCGGCGTGCACGCGCTCCAGCACCGCGCGGGCGATCGGGGGCGCCGCGCCCAGGCCCGCGAGTGCTTCCGTGATCTCGTACTGCTCGTACTGATGCGGCGGAAGCACCGCATGCACGGCGCCGATTCGCGTCATTTGGCCAGCATATGTACGGGCCGGGCGAATCCTGGCGGCTTAGCCCGGTGTGTCGGCCCCTCGGGCGCCGCCGCCGCCCCCGGCGGGTCTGTCCCTGCGGCACGCGCATGCCCGCGGACCGGCGAGGGCCTGCTCCCTGCGGCACACGCATGCCCGCGGACCGGCGAGGGCCTGTCGCGCAGTTCCCCGCGCCCCTGGGGGTGCCACTTCCAGTGGCGTGCACAGTGCCGCCGCATCGTGGCTGGGCGCGCAGTTCCTCGCGCCCCTGAGGGTGCCACTCGGCGTGGCGTTCGGAGTGCCGCTTGCACCGTGGCTGGGCGCGCAGTTCCTCGCGCCCCTGGGGCCCTCTGCGGCAGAGGAGTCGAGCCCCCGTAGGGGCGCGGGGAACTGCGCGGGCAACCACGACGCACCGCACGGTGCAAACGCCCGCCGCAAGTGGCAGCCCCATGGGGGCGCGGGGAACTGCGCGACGAGCCCCCACCGGGCAGCAGGCGACAGGTCACCGCGAGTGGCGGTCACGCAGGGGCGCGGGACGCGGGAGGCGTCGGCGTGGGGGCCGGGGTGGGGAGGGGAGGGCGGCCTAGGGTGGCGGGATGGGTGGTGGCAGCGGGGTGGTGAGGGCGTGTCATCCCGAGCCGACCCTCTCGGTCACCGCGCTGATGACCGCGCTGTCCGCGGCCTCGGGCCGCGGACCGACCGCGTGCGCCCTGATCGGCGCAGCCGTCATGTGCGGGCAGTTGTCCGTCGGCTGGTGCAACGACCTCGTGGACGCGGCCCGCGACACCGCGGCCGGCCGCACGGACAAGCCGCTGGCCGCGGGCACGGCGGCCCGGGGCGCGGTCGCGGCGGCCACGGCCGCCGCGCTGGCCGCCTGCGTCGTCCTCTCGCTGGCCGCGGGAAGAGCCGCGGGCGCGGCCCATCTCACCGGCGTGGCGGCAGCCTGGGCGTACAACCTCGGGATCAAGCGCACGGCGGCCTCCTGGGTGCCGTACGCGCTGGCGTTCGGGCTGCTGCCGGCGTTCGTGACGCTGGGCCTGCCGGGCCGCCCGTGGCCGCCCGCCTGGGCGATGGCGGCGGGCGCGCTGCTCGGCGTGGGCGCGCACTTCACCAATGTGCTGCCGGACATCGACGCCGATCTGGCCGCCGGAGTCCGCGGCCTGCCGCAGCGGCTGGGCCGGCAGCGCAGCCGCGTACTGGCCCCGCTGCCGCTGCTCGCCGCGTCCGCGGTGCTCGTGCTGGGGCCGCCGGGACCGGTCGGGCGGGCCGGCTGGGCGGCACTGGCGGTGACCGCGGGCCTGGCGGCGGCGACCACCGCGGCGACGTCGGCGGGCGCCAGGCCGGGGAGCCGGCTGCCGTTCCTGGCCACGCTCGGCATGGCGATGACCGCCGTGGCCCTGCTGGTGCTGAACGGCGGCTCGCTGGCCCCGTCCTGAGCCGACGGCGTCAGCCGACGGTCAGGGTGCCGGCCATGAACGGGTGGATCGCGCACATGTACGGGTAGGAGCCGGCCTTCGCGGGCGCGGTGAAGGTCTTCGTGGCGCCCGGCGCGATGTCACCGGTGTCGAACGCCTTGGCGGCGGTCGCGGTCACCGTGTGGGTCGTGGAGTCGTTGTTGGTGACGGTGACGACCGCGCCCGGCTTGACGGTGAGCGTCGCCGGGCCGAAGGCGAAGTTCTTGATGCCGATACGGTCGGCGCCGCCGCCCGCCGCGGACGAGGAGGCGGGGGCCGACGCGCTCGCGGTCGAGCCCGACCCGCCGTTGCCGGAGCTGGAGCAGCCGGTGAGCGCCACCAGCAGGCACACCGCGCCGAGCACTCCCCGCGACCGCGTCCTGGGTCCCCGCACCGCTCCCGCCATGGCCACCTCACCGGTCGTGGCGCCCCGGCGGGCGCCTCCCGGCCAGAATCCGCCCCGCACGCCCGCGCCGCCCGCCGCGGCGGCCGCACGAGGGACGTTTTCACGCCAACGGCTGCGCTTCGGCGGGCGGCGCGGGGAGCGGTGCCCGGAATCCCGCGGGGTCAGAAGTTGTACGACTCCAATACGTAGGCGCATTCCGTATAGATGTAGCCGCTGCTGAACTTGTGGCTGTCTGCTATCGGCGTCGCGGAATCGGCGTCGTCGATGGGCTTCTGCATGATGTACGAGGTGCCGGCCGGCACGTGCAGTGTCCGCTTCGCGTAGTGCCTGCCGGTGTTCTTGCACGCCTGGCTCTGCGCCAGCGCGTCGCTCGAATAGCGCGAGCAGCCGCTGCACCCCTTGAGGGTGAAGCTGCCGGTGACCGCTCCGGTGTAGAGGATCTCGACCGCGTCCGGGCTGTCGTTGGTGAAGGTCACGCTGATCGAGCCGCCGGAGCCGAGGGTCGGTACCTTCTTTCCCGCCGCGGGCACCTTCGTGGCGATTTCCGCGGCTATCGCTATCTTCAGCGCGAGCGGGCGGTTCTTGTCATGCGGGTATTTGCCGGTGAAGTCGTTCATCGTGGTGAGCGCGTCGTCGAAACTGCCGCTCCGGTACTGCGAGAGACCGCAGTTGTACGTACCGGTCTCCACGTAGCCGTCGACCCGGTGGGAGTCGGCGGTGAGGGCGTCGGTGATGCCCGCCTTGTCACCGGGCAGGGCCGCGGCGTCCGAGCCGAGCGCGCGCAGCCGGTCGGTGGTGCCGCACGGGTCCGCGCCGCCCAGGCCCTTCGCGGTGGCGTCGATGTTCGCCCTCACCGCCGGCTCGACCTTGGCGGCCTGCGGGGACTTGGGGAATTCGGTGAGCAGTTGCCCGAGCTTCCCGCCGTCGGTCGCGGCGTCGGGAGCGGGGGTGGTCAGCTCGGTCATGCCGCATTCGTAGAGCGACGTCGCGAGCCGGTCGTCGGGCCAGCCGGTCAGCGAGCCGAGTGTCCTGCTGTCGACGTGCTGCGGCACCGTCCGCAGGTATTCCAGCGGGTCTATCGCGTCGCAGAACTTCTTCTGGTCGTAGGGCGTACCGATGACCGTGTAGAAGGTCTGCAGCCGGTCCGGCACCTTCTTCGCGGCCTTCGAGCCCCGGTGCTCGCTGTCCAGGTCCTGGTAGGAGCCGAGCGCCGAGTTGTAGTCGGACTTGGCGGTCTCGAAGGGCTTTGCCTTCGCCGCCTGCACCAGCTGGTCGGCCTTGTCCAGCCGGTCGAGCAGCATCTGCTGGGTGGCGTCGTCCTTGGCGCCGTTGTAGTAGACGACCGCGCCCGCGGGCACCACGAGCATCACCAGGCCGAGCAGCAGCGCCAGCGGGGTCTGCGACGGGAAGGACAGCCGGGTGCGCAGGCCGCGCAGGGCGCCGTGCACGACGGTCAGCAGCAGGAAGACCACATAGCCGGCCAGCACCCCGCCGGACACGCCGTCGGGGTCGGCGGGCAGGGCCGTCGCCACGAAGACGCCCGTCACGATCAGGGCCACGGCCAGCGCGATCCAGCGGCGGATCAGCAGATAGCCGAGCCCGAGGCCGCTCAGGTTGAGCACACCCACGGCGACCGCCCGCAGCGGGTCGGCCGGAACCGGCGGAACCGGCGGCGTGGTGGGCATCGGCGGTGGCCCCGAGGGCGGCGGCGGGCAGCCGCCCCCCGGCGGCGGCGGCGGGTGGCCTCCGCTCCCACCGCCGTAACCACCGCTCCCGCCCTGGTCGCTCCAGCTCACGGCAAAACCCCCCAAACTCGGTCCCCACCCCATGGACAAGCACGCACAAACGGCCGTGCCGTCCGCGCGAAGGCCCATTTATATCGGATGCGGGCAGTGCCGTGTCGGTTCCGTCCGAACTGACGAAGATGCGGCCGGGCACGGTCTGGCGCAGGCTTGACGGGCGGGGTGGACGAGCGGTGCGCGGCAGCACCCTCCCGACGCCGGGGAGCGACGATGGGCGACACCGAGGTACTGGTGGTGGGGGCGGGTCCCGTGGGGTTGACCGCGGCGGTCGAACTGCACCGCCGCGGCGTCGACTGCCGCATCGTGGACCGGCTCCGGGAGCCGCAGCCGTACGCCAGGGCGGTCGGTGTCCAGCCGCGCACCCTGGAGGTGTGGGACGCGATGGGTCTGGTGCGCGACGCCCTCGACGCGGCCGTCCCGCTCTACGGCCGGCTGACCTTCGTCAACGGCCGGCCCGGACCGCGTGTCGACCTGAAGCTGCCCTCCGACGTGCCGTACGGCTTCGCCGCGCTGCCGCAGTACGCGACCGAGCAGCTGCTGACCGCGCGCCTGGAGGCGTACGGCGGCCGGGTCGAGCGGGGCACGGAGCTGCTCGACGTCGAGCAGGACGCCGGTACGGCCGGCTCGGTACGCGCCGGACTCGGCACCGCAGACGGCACCGAGACGGTACGGGCGCGGTACGTGGTCGGCTGCGACGGCGCGCACAGCCGCACCCGGCAGGTGCTCGGGCCGGCCTTCGAGGGCGACGCCTTCCCCGAGGAGTACCTGCTGGGCGATGTCGCGGTCGACTGGGACCTGCCGCACGGCTACGCGGTCCGCTCGGTCCACCAGGACGCCGCAGGCGCCACCGGCGACCTGCTGGTCTGCGTCCCGCTGCCCGGGCCGGGCCGCTACCGGATGTCCATGCCGGTCCCGCCGGACCTGTCGGCGGCGCAGGGGCAGGGGGACGAGGCGGCGCACGGGCCGGAGTCCGGGCGCGCACCGGAGCTGCGGCACATCCAGGCCGTGCTGGACCGGCTGTCGCCGCGGCCGACCACCGCGCGGGCGCTGCGCTGGTCGTCCGTCGTCCGGATCGGCCACCGGCTGGTGGACCGCTACGCCGCCGGCCGGGTCTTCCTGGCGGGCGACGCCGCGCACATCCACCCGCCGACCGGCGCTCAGGGCATGAACACCGGTGTGCAGGACGCCTACAACCTCGCCTGGAAGCTGGCGCTCGCCACCCAGGGCGTCGCCGCGGACGGCCTGCTCGACAGCTACCACGCCGAGCGGCACCCGGTCGGCGCGGACGCCGTCTGGCGGACGGGACGGCACGCCGCGGAGGGCACCGAGGCGGAGGTCCTGCGCGAGGCACAGCTCCTGGTCGGCTACCGCGACAGCCCGCTGGTCGACGCCGATCCCGGCTGCCCCGAGCCGCTGCCGGGCGACCGCGCGCCGGACTGCCGGGGGCTCACCGGGGACATCGCCGCGTACCCGGTACGGCTGTTCGACCTGCTGCGCAGCCCGCACCACACGCTGCTGCTGTACGCCGACGCGGGTGCGGCGGCCGAGGAGCTGCGGGCCTGCGCGACGGCGGCGCGGACGGCCGCGCACGGGCGCCTGAACGTCTTCGCCGTCCTCGCGCCCGACGCGCCCGGCGACGGGCTCGGCGTGCCGCGCGTCCACGACCGTGACAACGGTTTCCGCCACCGGTACGCGGCGCGGTCGCCGGAGGCCGTCGTGATCCGCCCCGACGGCCACGTCTCCGCCCGTCTCCACCCCCCGGCGCCGGAGGCGCTGGCCCGGCACCTGAGCCGTACGTTCTCCTGACAGGTGCGGACGTCGCGGGCGCGCTCCGTCGGCGCCAGGCGTGCGGGTCCCCCGCGCACGGCCCTGACCTGGCGGCGGGCCGCGGTGTGCGGCGCCCCTCAGCGGCGCCGGCCGGTGAGGCGGCGCAGGAGGGAGGGGCGCGCGGAGTGCGTGGTGTGGGCGCGCTTGGCCGCCAGCGCCTCGGCCTGGACGCGGAGGCGTTCGGGGTCGAAGCCCGGCGGCGGCTCGGCGCCTCCGACGAGCGCGGCGAGCAGCCGCTCCTGCGCCGCGCCGAGCGCGGCCCGCTCAGCGGCGGTCATGCGCCGCCCGTCCCTTGGCGACGGCGCCGCGTATCGCGGCAAGTTCGTCGGCGAGCCCGGCGTCGGTCGGATACGCCCCGTCGCGTTCGAGCAGCACGCCCGGCAGCCGGGCCCTGCCCGCCAGCTCGGTGAGCAGGTCGAGAACCGGCTCGGCCACCGGGTGGGTATGGGTGTCGTGCCAGACGCCGTCGCGTTCGACGCCGCCCGCCACGTGGACGTATCCGAGCCGTTCCAGCGGGATTTCGTCGAGGACCTGGCGCGGGTCGATGCCGAGGTTGATGTGCGCGGTGTGCAGGTTGGCGACGTCGACCAGCAGCAGGGCGCCCGTGCGGTCGGCGATCTCGGCGAGGAACTGCCCCTCGGTCAGTT is a window of Streptomyces sp. NBC_01477 DNA encoding:
- a CDS encoding cupredoxin domain-containing protein translates to MAGAVRGPRTRSRGVLGAVCLLVALTGCSSSGNGGSGSTASASAPASSSAAGGGADRIGIKNFAFGPATLTVKPGAVVTVTNNDSTTHTVTATAAKAFDTGDIAPGATKTFTAPAKAGSYPYMCAIHPFMAGTLTVG
- a CDS encoding glycoside hydrolase family 43 protein, whose translation is MTVTAHNPVLPGCFPDPSVCRVGQDYYLANSSFACFPGIPLHHSRDLANWRPIGHAVDRAGQVDLDGVRWDGGLYAPTLRHAAGRFHLVCTLVDGLGAAGNFLLSADDPAGDWSDPVWLPEAPGFDPSLFFDDDGSAYLLGTREIPGTGGRTEIWMRAFDVATGALSGPDRVLFRGALVDARWAEGPHLYRHDGWYVLLLAEGGTEFEHAVTVARSRQVTGPYENHPGNPVLTHRHLGQGHPLSGAGHADLVRTPGGDWYALLLASRMYGGRHANLGRETHLARVEWEQGWPVVNPGAGRLTEHTEVALPAHPWGAAGPVDHFDAEVLDAGWNLLRSPGAGAYSLTERPGHLRLRLLPQTLAEQHTPAFVGRRQQHIDFAAETALDFTPGSPGEAAGLAVFQSPGHHITLLVTPAEDGRTVVRLTGRRAGTDTVQAELPVRPGPLRLGVRARGQDYTFSCTQSPEGARDLATIDGRFLSSQVAGGFTGVFLGPYATGPAGGTRHADYGWFRYGPAAG
- a CDS encoding type III polyketide synthase, whose translation is MTRIGAVHAVLPPHQYEQYEITEALAGLGAAPPIARAVLERVHAASAVRTRRLALPLERYATLHGFGEANDCFIEVAQELGEQAVTGALADAGIRPDEVDLVISTSVTGIAAPSIEARIAGRVGLRPDVKRVPVFGLGCVAGAAGLARLHDYLEARPQGVAVLLSVELCSLTLQRNDTSTANVVAGALFGDGAAAVVAVGRDRAAAGPEVVATRSRLYPDTERLLGWDIGDDGFRIVLGSDLPDLVRRHFGPEVRGFLADHDLKPEDVTGWVCHPGGPKVLEAVRETLDLPARALEATWRSLAEVGNLSSASVLHILRDTLAGDRPLPGSPGLLMAMGPGFCSELVLLRW
- a CDS encoding NAD(P)/FAD-dependent oxidoreductase → MIDLLVAGGGPAGLATAIHAARAGLEVVVAEPRPGPVDKACGEGLMPSAVRSLAALGVTVAGQPLHGIRYVDERHRAEARFRTGPGRGVRRTELQAALAATAAELGVRVLPLRVDGVRQDGDSVTAAGITARYLAAADGLHSPIRRGLRLGAGPDPRPARYGLRRHYAVRPWTDCVEVHWSARAEAYVTPLGPRLVGVAVLTGDRAPFAGHLAAFPRLLERLPADAVTPARGAGPMRQRVRTRAAGRVLLVGDAAGYVDALTGEGVAVALAAAHQLVRCVVADRPQDYDRAWRRASRDYRLLTGSLLWLRGRPWSARRIVPAAARCPALFAAAVHRLS
- a CDS encoding isoprenylcysteine carboxyl methyltransferase family protein; translation: MPSYTLLLLLVAFERLMELNIARRNAAWSFARGGAEHDGGHYPVMVLLHTGLLAGCLAEVHYGGRPFIPAFGVPMLVLVLAAQVLRWWCVAALGPRWNTRVIVVPGLPLVDRGPYRLMRHPNYLAVVVEGAALPLVHGAWITALCFTLANARLLTVRLRCENAALGLAAT
- a CDS encoding UbiA family prenyltransferase yields the protein MGGGSGVVRACHPEPTLSVTALMTALSAASGRGPTACALIGAAVMCGQLSVGWCNDLVDAARDTAAGRTDKPLAAGTAARGAVAAATAAALAACVVLSLAAGRAAGAAHLTGVAAAWAYNLGIKRTAASWVPYALAFGLLPAFVTLGLPGRPWPPAWAMAAGALLGVGAHFTNVLPDIDADLAAGVRGLPQRLGRQRSRVLAPLPLLAASAVLVLGPPGPVGRAGWAALAVTAGLAAATTAATSAGARPGSRLPFLATLGMAMTAVALLVLNGGSLAPS
- a CDS encoding FAD-dependent monooxygenase, translating into MGDTEVLVVGAGPVGLTAAVELHRRGVDCRIVDRLREPQPYARAVGVQPRTLEVWDAMGLVRDALDAAVPLYGRLTFVNGRPGPRVDLKLPSDVPYGFAALPQYATEQLLTARLEAYGGRVERGTELLDVEQDAGTAGSVRAGLGTADGTETVRARYVVGCDGAHSRTRQVLGPAFEGDAFPEEYLLGDVAVDWDLPHGYAVRSVHQDAAGATGDLLVCVPLPGPGRYRMSMPVPPDLSAAQGQGDEAAHGPESGRAPELRHIQAVLDRLSPRPTTARALRWSSVVRIGHRLVDRYAAGRVFLAGDAAHIHPPTGAQGMNTGVQDAYNLAWKLALATQGVAADGLLDSYHAERHPVGADAVWRTGRHAAEGTEAEVLREAQLLVGYRDSPLVDADPGCPEPLPGDRAPDCRGLTGDIAAYPVRLFDLLRSPHHTLLLYADAGAAAEELRACATAARTAAHGRLNVFAVLAPDAPGDGLGVPRVHDRDNGFRHRYAARSPEAVVIRPDGHVSARLHPPAPEALARHLSRTFS